One genomic window of Leptospira perdikensis includes the following:
- a CDS encoding VWA domain-containing protein, translating into MFLDFFYNLRSESVPCSTGELIAFLASLRKLTDPSGYMNLDKLYRVGRLNFVKDLKFYDNYDLAFSKTFGSWKEERIQFRDTLFEWLEENIPKHLSDSEKLNAPHLSMEEVIEELKKRLAEQKERHDGGNKWVGTSGTSPFGNSGFNPNGISIGGNTEGEGSRSGVSLWNERKYKAYREDQILDTRSIQLALKELRFLKKEGRRELHVDKTIDRTCENGGEIELVEERERKNSLRLVLIMDIGGSMTPHSDRVSKLFSASRGLYHFKEVHNYFFHNIFHEYLYADHEFQTRISLKQFEEKFRKNTKLIFVGDAYMAPYELMGTPYNPYAYNRANPDEKQRKAKSGLESLKELIGYFPESVWLNPEPKRFWGAPTIEAIEDVISMFPLTIEGLRKAVKTLT; encoded by the coding sequence ATGTTTTTAGATTTTTTTTATAATCTACGAAGTGAGTCAGTTCCTTGTTCTACGGGAGAGTTGATCGCCTTTCTTGCGAGTCTGCGAAAACTAACAGACCCTTCCGGTTATATGAATTTGGACAAACTTTACCGAGTGGGTCGACTCAACTTTGTCAAAGATCTAAAATTTTATGATAATTATGACCTTGCTTTTTCCAAAACCTTTGGGAGTTGGAAAGAAGAAAGGATTCAGTTTAGAGACACACTTTTCGAGTGGTTAGAAGAAAATATTCCCAAACACCTCAGTGATTCCGAAAAATTAAACGCACCTCATTTGAGTATGGAAGAGGTGATTGAAGAATTAAAAAAACGTTTAGCAGAACAAAAAGAACGACATGACGGCGGAAACAAATGGGTGGGAACTTCCGGAACTTCCCCCTTTGGTAACTCTGGTTTCAACCCAAATGGAATCTCCATTGGTGGAAATACCGAAGGAGAAGGAAGTCGTTCCGGAGTGAGTTTGTGGAACGAAAGAAAGTACAAAGCCTACCGTGAGGACCAAATCCTCGATACAAGATCAATACAACTTGCTCTCAAAGAACTTCGGTTTTTAAAAAAAGAGGGGAGGCGCGAACTTCATGTAGACAAAACCATTGATAGAACTTGCGAAAATGGTGGTGAAATCGAACTGGTCGAAGAAAGGGAACGCAAAAACTCACTTCGTTTAGTACTCATTATGGACATCGGGGGAAGTATGACCCCACATTCCGACCGCGTGAGTAAACTATTCAGTGCCAGCCGCGGACTTTACCATTTCAAAGAAGTTCATAATTACTTTTTTCATAATATCTTTCATGAATATCTATATGCCGATCATGAATTCCAAACGAGAATATCCCTAAAACAGTTTGAAGAAAAATTTCGTAAAAATACAAAACTCATTTTTGTGGGAGATGCCTATATGGCACCTTACGAACTGATGGGAACACCTTACAATCCTTATGCGTATAACCGGGCAAATCCAGATGAAAAACAGAGAAAGGCCAAAAGTGGGCTTGAATCGCTAAAGGAACTTATTGGATATTTTCCAGAATCCGTTTGGCTCAATCCGGAACCCAAACGGTTTTGGGGAGCACCAACCATTGAAGCCATTGAAGATGTAATTTCTATGTTTCCTCTCACCATTGAAGGTTTGCGAAAGGCAGTAAAAACTCTGACTTGA
- a CDS encoding SpoIIE family protein phosphatase, with product MNKSKIKTTNSLRFKIGLFYSLLALLNIIFFTVMIFENQSDLLLKNFQFQSENLANTILADIQTIGLSGEKDESFEVFRKTLKLYEIAKFSIFDADGKIILSEPESGAGVKEITESILKKTKEVSSDKEGNLFKARYNLDLNESDFTVDFLLPIRLSDNREVFLSTHFNISSIQDRLKQLYIQVGYAVLWGIVFHIIFAILVYRAIFKRVGSLEVASKGMATGNLQSRVDWNFKSNDELDNLGKSFNLMAEEIQNKVTTITRLNEEINQELQIGKEVQELFLPSVKKFKKFNIGKLYRPMREVSGDLYQYFQIPEKDYYGFFLADASGHGVSAALVTVVMAMSLQAIMKDNHSAIEAINRLGEVIANRLQASFFATGVFVVFEEPGVVKFVNAGHNAPFIIRPSTKEITYIDSSGPPLGMGDDIQYSLDSFPVLPGDKIVLYTDGVVETPIKEGGLFGLERFTEIVLENIHLSNAEIVEKAMELLEEKHEEYKDDVTMIILDVPE from the coding sequence GTGAACAAAAGCAAAATCAAAACGACGAATTCCTTACGATTTAAGATTGGACTCTTTTATTCCCTTCTTGCCTTACTCAATATCATCTTTTTTACAGTGATGATCTTCGAAAATCAATCTGATTTGCTTCTCAAGAACTTCCAATTTCAGTCAGAAAACCTTGCCAATACCATTCTAGCCGATATCCAAACCATTGGCCTTTCGGGAGAGAAGGATGAAAGTTTTGAGGTCTTCCGAAAGACTTTGAAGTTATACGAAATCGCAAAGTTTTCGATATTTGATGCCGATGGCAAAATTATACTCTCCGAACCAGAATCAGGCGCTGGTGTAAAAGAAATCACAGAATCTATCTTAAAAAAAACAAAAGAAGTATCTTCGGATAAAGAAGGAAACCTCTTCAAAGCCCGTTACAATTTGGATCTAAACGAATCTGACTTCACCGTAGATTTTCTTTTACCGATTCGCCTTTCCGATAACCGGGAAGTATTTTTATCCACCCATTTTAATATTTCATCCATTCAAGACCGACTAAAACAACTTTATATCCAAGTTGGTTATGCAGTTCTTTGGGGAATTGTATTTCATATTATTTTTGCTATTCTTGTTTATCGGGCTATTTTCAAACGTGTTGGATCTTTAGAGGTTGCTTCCAAAGGAATGGCTACCGGAAATTTACAGTCGAGGGTTGACTGGAATTTTAAAAGTAATGATGAATTGGATAATTTGGGAAAATCTTTCAACTTGATGGCAGAGGAAATTCAAAATAAAGTAACAACAATTACACGACTAAACGAAGAAATCAACCAAGAACTTCAAATCGGTAAAGAAGTTCAGGAATTGTTTTTACCATCTGTTAAGAAATTTAAAAAATTTAATATTGGAAAACTTTATCGCCCGATGCGAGAGGTATCCGGAGATTTATACCAATACTTTCAAATTCCAGAAAAAGATTATTATGGGTTCTTTTTGGCTGATGCTTCTGGTCACGGAGTTTCTGCGGCTTTAGTAACAGTCGTTATGGCGATGTCTTTACAAGCTATTATGAAAGATAATCATTCTGCAATCGAAGCCATAAACCGACTGGGAGAAGTGATTGCCAATCGTTTACAGGCTTCTTTTTTTGCGACAGGAGTATTTGTTGTTTTTGAAGAACCTGGTGTGGTTAAATTTGTAAATGCCGGACACAATGCACCTTTTATCATTCGTCCATCCACAAAAGAAATTACTTATATCGATAGTTCGGGGCCTCCTCTTGGAATGGGTGATGACATTCAATACTCGTTAGATTCCTTTCCCGTACTTCCTGGTGATAAAATTGTTCTATATACTGATGGGGTTGTAGAAACTCCGATAAAAGAGGGAGGACTTTTTGGACTCGAACGATTCACTGAAATTGTCCTTGAGAACATTCACCTTTCCAATGCTGAAATCGTAGAAAAGGCGATGGAATTACTCGAAGAAAAACACGAGGAATATAAGGATGATGTCACTATGATTATCCTTGATGTGCCGGAATGA
- a CDS encoding AAA family ATPase produces MAEYILSEDLKEAVQVAEITKRPLLLKGEPGTGKTLLASFLAETKKLPFYRWHIKSTSLAKEGLYFYDAVSRLNDSRFPEEEAMLRVREVKNYIRLGALGEAFSQKNKAVVLIDEIDKADIEFPNDLLLELDKMEFFIPETKEHIVAEERPIVIITSNNEKELPDAFLRRCIFHYIEFPKREAMKEIIKAHYPSIETEFMEKALAMFYSIRKIESLRKKPSTSELLDWIQVLLVSGETLDSSKIPFAGTLFKSEEDYRVHLN; encoded by the coding sequence ATGGCTGAATACATCCTGTCCGAAGATCTGAAAGAAGCGGTCCAAGTGGCGGAAATTACAAAACGACCACTCCTCCTGAAAGGGGAACCGGGAACTGGGAAAACCCTTCTCGCAAGTTTCCTTGCGGAAACCAAAAAACTCCCGTTCTACCGTTGGCATATAAAATCCACAAGTTTGGCCAAAGAGGGTTTATACTTTTATGATGCAGTTTCCCGGCTCAACGATTCTCGATTTCCGGAAGAAGAAGCCATGCTCCGAGTGAGAGAAGTCAAAAATTACATTCGGTTGGGAGCCCTAGGGGAGGCCTTTTCCCAAAAGAATAAAGCCGTCGTCCTTATCGACGAAATCGATAAAGCAGATATCGAATTTCCGAACGACTTACTTTTGGAATTAGACAAAATGGAATTTTTCATTCCCGAAACCAAAGAACATATCGTTGCGGAGGAAAGACCGATTGTCATCATTACTTCCAATAATGAAAAAGAACTCCCGGATGCTTTCTTAAGACGTTGTATCTTTCATTATATCGAATTTCCAAAAAGGGAAGCTATGAAAGAAATCATAAAAGCCCATTATCCCTCTATCGAAACCGAGTTTATGGAAAAAGCTTTGGCGATGTTTTATTCCATTCGTAAAATAGAGAGCCTTAGAAAAAAACCTTCCACAAGTGAACTTTTGGATTGGATTCAAGTTTTGCTTGTTTCTGGAGAAACTTTGGATTCTAGTAAAATTCCTTTTGCAGGAACCTTATTTAAATCCGAAGAAGATTATCGAGTCCATTTGAACTAA
- a CDS encoding tetratricopeptide repeat protein, with product MRKFFLFSLFFVLFFFFALASQSIVSVKLQELRFGILRDQLMNYQLSSQTLRERLKQMFLSKDDYMSEVKVNILESGIMNSETEGLDLKMGWQDRFGLYVINSVRFLNFKPALELEEQQNTIIRLQFAFYMERTRKYPIASKKYQELEDSITSALSDEMAFTLLHHGYCLVMMGEREKAFVKLAKAIDLFPGSHYAENAGLLISFLEEGERKKEELKTKKKSPEELAYSLFQSGDYEETLKTLENLPVLSKDQSYIKARAMEELGKTSNAVKEYIQLVKQKDNKEVAIRANRRLLLIGNFYQENKSLVAFSKEEANKLGDTKAAENIEEGKSLVLKPVIIEKVLKAETSSNLSAEETKELNQIKENIRESLEDSKAETTKLAAVVSEEKIPLIPENPPETITKTTEVIPPVAVKKQIPEAPLKLKVKLRDGREVVCDEVKIEGNLATLQLGSFGLNLPYDLVVSVQTSGEKAGKLIKLVTGSGVQGESNRWIQTNSGDWTKPKSAEEPVVRGEVKSFRL from the coding sequence ATGAGAAAATTTTTCTTATTTTCGCTTTTCTTTGTTCTGTTTTTTTTCTTCGCGTTGGCTTCCCAATCCATCGTCAGTGTTAAGTTACAAGAACTTCGTTTTGGAATTCTTAGAGACCAGCTGATGAACTATCAGCTCTCTTCTCAGACTTTAAGAGAAAGACTAAAACAAATGTTTCTTTCCAAAGATGACTATATGTCTGAGGTAAAGGTCAACATTTTAGAATCGGGGATTATGAACTCCGAGACAGAAGGTTTGGATTTAAAAATGGGTTGGCAAGACAGGTTTGGGTTATATGTCATCAACTCTGTTCGATTTTTGAATTTCAAACCGGCTCTAGAACTGGAAGAACAACAAAATACAATCATTCGATTGCAGTTTGCTTTTTATATGGAAAGGACAAGAAAGTATCCAATAGCTTCCAAAAAGTACCAAGAACTAGAAGATTCCATAACTTCCGCCCTTTCTGATGAAATGGCATTCACACTCCTTCATCATGGCTATTGTTTGGTGATGATGGGGGAGAGAGAAAAAGCCTTTGTCAAACTAGCCAAAGCCATTGATTTATTTCCAGGCAGCCATTACGCTGAAAACGCAGGCCTTCTCATTAGTTTTTTAGAAGAAGGGGAAAGGAAAAAAGAAGAATTAAAAACAAAAAAGAAATCTCCGGAAGAACTAGCTTATTCGCTCTTTCAAAGTGGAGATTATGAAGAGACTCTAAAAACTTTAGAAAACCTTCCTGTCCTCTCTAAAGACCAGTCCTATATCAAAGCACGTGCTATGGAAGAACTTGGAAAAACTTCTAATGCAGTTAAAGAATACATCCAACTTGTAAAACAAAAGGACAATAAAGAAGTTGCAATCCGCGCCAACAGACGTTTGTTACTCATTGGAAATTTTTACCAAGAGAACAAATCACTTGTTGCTTTCTCTAAAGAAGAAGCAAACAAACTGGGAGACACAAAAGCGGCTGAGAATATAGAAGAGGGTAAAAGTTTAGTTTTAAAACCTGTTATCATTGAGAAGGTACTCAAAGCAGAAACCTCTTCCAATCTATCTGCAGAAGAAACAAAAGAACTCAATCAAATCAAAGAAAACATTCGCGAATCTTTAGAAGATTCCAAAGCAGAAACAACGAAACTAGCAGCGGTTGTTTCAGAAGAAAAAATTCCTCTCATTCCGGAAAATCCACCAGAAACAATTACAAAAACGACAGAAGTCATACCTCCTGTGGCAGTAAAAAAACAAATACCAGAAGCTCCTTTGAAACTCAAAGTGAAGTTACGTGATGGTCGGGAAGTGGTCTGTGATGAAGTGAAAATTGAAGGAAATTTGGCTACTCTGCAACTCGGTTCCTTTGGGCTAAACCTTCCTTATGATCTGGTGGTTTCTGTACAAACTTCCGGTGAAAAGGCAGGAAAGCTCATCAAACTTGTAACTGGTTCTGGGGTTCAAGGAGAATCAAATCGTTGGATTCAAACCAACTCTGGAGACTGGACAAAACCAAAATCAGCAGAGGAGCCGGTAGTACGGGGAGAAGTGAAATCCTTCCGGCTCTAA
- a CDS encoding LB_137 family protein: MIEIYHKIEIFPLVLVTYISFPSRFRASLLLLVLVFTSSSLWADKIRLKSGEVLNGKVVNVTATHVEWQDQGKRYKFLNADVLGIDVGYDGLPACADYKTFGVEDCDLILTKLNKTNASFSKKSSPLELETIPLKKIATLKVSAESGFPMERYIDPGVKGKWVFGDRELVGNFKTLERGRIIIETETKTLESVDILEFRSFEIQNKSVIVKVIKEETPKVIPGYAPITERKYGKAAFIFGGALLSGLGMLYEYNASVNAINNDMEYIPTGDGRVFIFANTLNTDRYDFHRQRFLIYSAVFTSIITYSLIDSFYLGPMETKKENANGVYLKPILDMKPNINTFGSWNQFQKPNESLFYGFSFESKF; the protein is encoded by the coding sequence GTGATAGAAATCTATCACAAAATTGAGATTTTCCCATTGGTTTTAGTCACTTACATATCCTTCCCTTCCCGATTTCGGGCATCCCTTCTCCTTCTGGTTTTGGTTTTTACCTCCTCTTCTCTTTGGGCGGACAAGATCCGATTGAAATCAGGGGAAGTACTGAATGGGAAGGTTGTGAATGTGACGGCAACACATGTGGAATGGCAAGACCAAGGAAAACGATATAAATTCTTAAATGCGGACGTTTTAGGGATCGATGTCGGCTACGACGGGCTCCCGGCTTGCGCCGATTACAAAACCTTTGGAGTCGAAGACTGTGATTTGATTCTTACCAAACTGAACAAAACAAATGCTAGTTTTTCCAAAAAAAGTAGCCCTTTGGAATTGGAAACCATTCCCTTAAAAAAAATCGCAACGTTAAAAGTCAGTGCCGAATCTGGATTTCCCATGGAACGTTACATTGATCCTGGGGTTAAGGGAAAATGGGTTTTTGGAGATCGGGAACTCGTAGGAAATTTTAAAACTCTTGAACGTGGCAGAATCATCATTGAAACCGAAACAAAAACTCTTGAGTCAGTAGACATTCTAGAGTTTCGTTCTTTTGAAATTCAAAATAAATCGGTAATCGTAAAAGTAATTAAAGAAGAAACACCCAAAGTCATTCCAGGTTATGCTCCCATAACGGAAAGAAAATATGGAAAAGCTGCGTTTATTTTTGGGGGAGCCTTACTTTCCGGCTTAGGAATGTTATATGAGTATAATGCTTCTGTAAATGCAATTAATAACGATATGGAATACATTCCAACTGGAGATGGACGTGTTTTCATTTTTGCTAATACCTTAAATACCGATCGTTATGATTTCCATAGACAACGTTTTCTCATTTATTCTGCTGTTTTCACTTCGATCATCACCTATAGTTTGATTGATAGTTTTTATTTGGGACCAATGGAAACCAAAAAGGAAAATGCAAATGGAGTTTATCTAAAACCAATACTCGATATGAAACCAAATATAAATACCTTCGGATCTTGGAATCAGTTCCAAAAGCCAAATGAAAGTTTATTTTATGGATTTAGTTTCGAGTCCAAGTTTTAG
- a CDS encoding PrsW family glutamic-type intramembrane protease — protein sequence MINQISLSSVVIFLINILTLGFYYSFYRFHFYRFTESFLQYTAFAFSFFSAGVAIGLQALLINGLPFNGPYWNAFILSSFIEEFAKLLGIYLFFRKNQDEFTVTDGIFYGLVLGGGFGFVENILYFINTGLWSQVLRSITALPIHMMNGGIIGAYLMMFLFHKNPIFKWGKLSFGFFVCVGIHGLYNLAISQELNLLLILPICILSLFFLLELTIAKSRILVPGHILKLMNMNMEQYEILSRHNRHEGWIQNIQKHISTSGIKLLQYPNLRHSILTIFFLVPGILSLFLLYNSPGWISQKFPDLALQDYFALFFIYPSILSLMFFFAGILNPYFFRDRMLAVPLFSSVDLHTDGAEENSAIFHIQANMFYLPTSQMYPDDTKVKFDLWIGLDCFVGLSGTIIWCKENEEGNCGAMCQLDQIPFLFLIKWHYLRFRQNFKNLFLRRAMV from the coding sequence ATGATCAACCAAATATCCCTGTCCAGTGTGGTCATTTTTCTAATCAATATTCTAACTCTAGGTTTTTATTATTCTTTCTACCGATTTCACTTTTACCGATTTACTGAATCCTTTTTACAATATACCGCCTTTGCCTTTTCATTTTTTAGTGCCGGTGTGGCGATTGGATTACAAGCCCTATTAATTAATGGCCTTCCGTTTAATGGACCCTATTGGAATGCATTTATTTTATCATCGTTTATTGAAGAATTTGCAAAATTACTTGGGATTTATCTTTTTTTCCGGAAAAACCAAGATGAGTTTACTGTCACAGATGGAATCTTTTATGGTTTAGTGTTAGGTGGTGGATTTGGGTTTGTTGAAAACATTTTGTATTTTATCAATACTGGTCTTTGGTCCCAAGTGCTCCGTTCGATTACCGCATTACCCATTCATATGATGAATGGAGGAATCATTGGAGCTTATCTAATGATGTTTCTGTTTCATAAAAATCCAATTTTTAAATGGGGAAAATTATCCTTTGGATTTTTTGTTTGTGTTGGCATTCATGGTTTGTACAACCTTGCGATTTCACAAGAACTCAACTTACTTTTGATTCTTCCGATTTGTATCTTATCTCTTTTCTTTTTATTAGAACTGACGATTGCGAAATCGAGAATCCTTGTTCCTGGACATATTTTAAAACTGATGAATATGAATATGGAACAATATGAAATTCTGAGCCGCCATAATAGGCACGAAGGTTGGATTCAAAACATTCAAAAACATATATCCACTTCGGGAATCAAACTTTTACAATACCCAAACCTTCGTCATTCGATCTTGACAATTTTCTTTTTGGTTCCCGGGATATTATCCCTATTTCTATTGTACAATTCTCCAGGATGGATTTCTCAAAAATTTCCAGACTTAGCACTACAAGATTATTTTGCTCTTTTTTTTATTTATCCTTCCATACTTTCTTTGATGTTTTTCTTTGCTGGAATATTAAATCCATATTTTTTTCGAGATCGAATGCTCGCTGTCCCTTTGTTTAGTTCCGTTGATTTACACACAGACGGAGCTGAAGAAAACTCAGCTATCTTTCATATCCAAGCCAATATGTTTTATCTTCCGACCTCACAAATGTACCCGGACGATACAAAAGTAAAATTTGACCTTTGGATTGGTTTGGATTGTTTTGTCGGACTTTCAGGTACGATTATTTGGTGTAAAGAAAACGAAGAAGGAAACTGCGGGGCGATGTGTCAGCTAGATCAAATTCCATTTTTGTTTTTAATCAAATGGCACTATCTAAGATTTAGACAAAACTTCAAAAACCTATTCTTACGAAGAGCTATGGTTTGA